CCATGAAACCCTGTGTCTGCTTTGCCCAACTGTCCGCTTTCGAAGCGTACCAATTGTACCCCACTGAAGGAAACGTTCCCTAAGAGAATACTACACCGCCGTCTACGATCAAACTCTGCCCAGTGATCTGATCCGAGTCTTTTCCTGCCAGAAAACTTACCAAACCAGCGACGTCTTCAGGAGTCTGCATTTCGCCTTGATCAGCTGTCATAAGGCTTAATCGTCACCGGCCAAGACATACCTGAGGTTTCTTAGACGCAATGCGGGTCGCAACACCGTTCTCAAACGCAGCACCTTTGGGAAGTCCCATTCTAGTTGTAAGGCTAGTGTCAATGGTCTCCCACATATCAGTACGGACCATGCCCGGACAGTATGCGTTGACCGTAATGCCGTGCTGTGCCATGTCCATAGCAACAGCTTGGGTGAGCCCCCGAACAGCCCATTTACTGACGGAGTATGCTGGCGCGAATTGAGACTGCAGATTCGTCAACTTCCTTTCTGAACGTTACTAGAGTTCTGATGTGGCATACTGGTCGGTATCCTGAGATAGAACAAGCTCCGATCAACTTACCGCCTCGACCCTGCTTGATCATCTCCTGAGCTGCATATTTATAGCACAAAAAGACTCCCCGAACATTGATCTATGTCATATCAACACGTGAAATACAGAAGTCTTGGGCTAGAAACTTACAGCCTGCACTTTATCCCATTCACTGGCACTGATTTCGGGGATCGGTTTGACGAGAATCACACCAGCGTTTGCGACCATCACCTGTGGACCCACCCTGTTTAGCTCCGACTTTGACATCGGCGTATTGATTCATACTTACATCAATTCCTCCAAGCATCTCTGATGTGTTTCGAATCAAATTCGCGACATCGTCTTCGTTGCTGATGTCTGCAGTAAGAACAGCAGCCCGCGCACCTCCACATTGTCAGCTAACGTGGGTGGAATATGTGAGAAGCTCATATCCATGAGCTGACCTTTCAGTTCGAGCTGATATTGTAGCTCTCTCAACTTGACTTCTTGGCTAGCAAGATCGTTAATGGCTATTTGGAAACCATCTTGCGCCAGGCGCAGTGCTATAGCTCGGCCGATGCCATTAGCGGATCCCGTAACTAAAGCTGTACGAATAGACATTGTGTTATGGAGCAACATTTCCAACTGTAACTCCTTTGAGATTAGATTCGATGTTCCACATGCCGTTTATATCCCCACAGTTATGCTAACGAAGTGATACTACTTTGAGGAGTTTGAAAATGCAGGCTCTTTAATGCCCACAAGACCACAGTGTGCCGAGTACCGAGTGCCAGATTTCTCTCACTCTTGTATTAGGTGCTCCTGAACGACATGATCACTGAGGAAAAAGATCAATAAACAACCACGAAAACTTTATGGCTTCCTTGACCGTAGTATATCCAAAATTGTCCATTGGACCGGAAATACGCCACCATGCCTTTATCAAAACTTCGCGTACCGCCATCTGCTTCGACCGTCAATGTTAGGGTCATCGACTCGACATCGAAGATTAGGGTGAGCATGGAGAGCATGGTTTCACATGTCATCAAAGGTCATTCGTGGCTTTCGTGTCCTTCATACGTCTTCCTCGTCGAGCACCCACCCACTGGCCGCAAAGTCCTCTTCGATCTCGGGGTGCGCAAAGACTTCGAAAATCTTTCACCTCCTATTCAGAACTGGATGAAAGAGAGTGGTACGACGTGCAGCGTGGAGAAGGATGTGAGAGAGATCCTCGAAGAAGGCGGGGTTAAAGCAGGTGAAATCGAGAGCATCATCTGGAGCCATTGGCATTGGGATCATATCGGCGATCCGAGCAGATTTCCCACAAGCACCTCGCTGATAGTCGGCCCGGGTTTCAAGGACATTATCATGCCGGGCTACCCTACGAACCCAGGGTCCCCAGTCCTTGATTCCGATTTCGCCGGCCGCGAACTCCGTGAATTGAGCTTCGCCAAGTCAACTATTAAAGTCGGATCGTTTCCTGCCATCGACTACTTCGGTGACGGAAGCTTCTACATTCTGGACGCGCCAGGTCATACCGTTGGTCATGTTAATGCTATTGCGCGGGTGACGACCGGCCCGGATAGCTTCATCCTCATGGGCGGTGACACCTGTCACCATAGCGCCGAGATGAGGCCATCCGCATACAATCCGCTGCCCGACTCGATATCGCCACATCCGTTTCATTCGGGCAATGTGACTCCCTGCCCCGGCGCGCTGTTCAAACCCATCCTCCGAGACGAAGACACGACGAAACCGTTCTATGGCGTTCATCGTCCTGGTATGCTATTTGGCAACCCGGATGCTGCCGAGGAGACCGTAGAACGGATTATCGAGGCTGATGGAAGCGGAAATACCCTTGTTGTAATTGCTCACGATACCCATCTGAAGGACATCGTCCGGGGATTCCCGGAATATGCAAATGACTTCTTGACCCGAGGTTGGATCGAACAGGGCAGGTGGTTGTTCTTGGAGGATTTCAAGGAGGCAGTTGATGGAGTTCATAACGAGAAGCTGTAGCATTGTCGCAAAGAACCATCTCTGGCTCTGCAGTTACGATAAAAAGCAACATTTTTGAAATCAAAACTCAATTGGCTCCTCAACATTCTATAAAGACGGACAATTCGGAAGCGTGAAATACCTGCGGGAAAGCTATACTCCTATGTTTAGTATGCTCCTCCCGAATGATGCCTGATTGAAGTTTACAGATTCTCATGAAAAACGTCTATGGGCTTCACATAGCCACCCGAAAATTACAGTCTGTTGTCCGATTTACTGTCCCAGATACCCTGACCCTGGCGGATGACAGTTGCCTTCAACTCTTGAAGGTGATCCTCATAGATACCACGAGGATTGGTTTGGTGCTTAATGCACAAGTGCGCCGCGGCGGCTGTTGCCAGAGCGTGGCATCCTCCATTGGCCATGAACTTGGCGTTGGATCCCCCAATGTGGGTAGTGCTGATATGTTTCCCCGCCATCATCAAATTCGAGATATTAGACGAATAGAGACACCGGAAAGGGATGTCATAAGGCTTTTTATCCCGCTCATCCCATTCCCAGGCCTGCAGACGGAAGTCGTACTTTTTGTCGCCTGGGTAATGTAGACAAAAGGCGCCTGCATTCTGAACCACAGCGTCGGGGAAGACTTTGTGATCGCGGATATCGGTCTCTGTAAGGATGTAGTCTCCCTTATACTTCTTGAACTCTCCCTGAGCAGCAACAAATGCTACCCAATCGAATTCCAGATTCGCGTAAGTCTCGGGCTCCATCTCTTTCACGTTGTGGAAAGTCCCGTAGATGGCGCGCAAGAGATGGTCCCGAATATGTTCACCATTAGTATATGGATCGAGCCATTGGCCGTACTCCCAGAAGTGGGTAAGAGGTCCCTTCATCTTCATATCCATGGTAGGATCGAGTACAAAATTCGGGGGCACAACAAGAGGTCCCGGGCCATTCTCAAGACCAGGCTTACTGAGCTGACCCCGAAGATCAGAGTAGTCTTTGGCGACCTCAGTGGCCCATGGAACAGACTGAAAGGGGGCAAGTTTGTCGCTCATCCGAGTTCGAAAAAAGACTGTGTGTCCGTGATGCATCTCATCAGCTACTGCAGGCGCAAGGCTTTCGCCATACATCGCCTTGGACTCCTGACCAAAAAGGGTCTCTGCGCCAGTGCAGATACCAAGGATGGCTTTGCCAGAGCAGTCAATGAAGACTGGAGCTGAAAGGCAAATCTCCTTTCCAGTGCGGGCATGTCGGGCCTTCACCGATGTTATCTGCGAACCGGTGAGGGCTGCATCGTAAACAGTGTATTCCATGAACGCTGTGGCGTTTGGTTCTGCATCAAGCAGCTGCTTCGCGACTAGGTCGCCGTCGAGGTCGCGATGAGAGAGGTCTTGGATGATGGAGTTGGTCATACCGCGTGGAGTGAGCCCGATCTCTACGCTGGCATTGCCGCCGAGGTAAGGACGGTCTTGAATAAGGGCAACACGATCCCCCATTCGTGCAGCTGCTAATGCGGCTGTACAGCCAGGTATGCCTCCTCCGACGACAACAACATCGAATGACCCTGCATTGTGAGGCTGATCAGGTATACCACGTAGTCGTCTCCGCCAGGCACGCGATGCTTCGTCTATTCCATTGGGCGGCGATGTGTCCTCCATGCTGAGAAAAATTGCATCGCAACGGCCGCAAAATCCCGTCAGATCGTGCAGCACCAGTCGCACGTCATCCCCTAGGAGATCTACTGTGCCAGCATACTGCCAGTGCCAATCTTTGCCATTGACGCCGAATACTGTGTCAAGCGTGTTTCCGTTGATAGTCAGGGTAAATTGACCAGGATGATGAGCTGGAACCCAGTCCTTGGCTCGAACCCAAACATTGTAACGGCCCTTTTCCGCTGATATGGTAGTTGTTGCATCCGAGACTGGCTTGCCGTTACCGTGAGCGAGGAGATATGGCGATCCCATCTCCGAGTCGAACTGCGAGTCCAAGATCCAGCCACCAAAGTCACGGAACTCTTCCGCTTCCACCAGTACTCCTGAGGCAGGAAGTGACGCCATAATCGGTAATTGGTCAACAGACTTGAACGATCAATGATGAAGTAGAGGCCACAAGATAggataattaacttaatccAAGAAACCAATGCTGTTACCTCGCATATTATGAACATCCGGACAAACATGAATAAAGAAGTTTAAGGTGCCC
The Colletotrichum lupini chromosome 6, complete sequence DNA segment above includes these coding regions:
- a CDS encoding metallo-beta-lactamase superfamily protein; translated protein: MPLSKLRVPPSASTVNVRVIDSTSKIRVSMESMVSHVIKGHSWLSCPSYVFLVEHPPTGRKVLFDLGVRKDFENLSPPIQNWMKESGTTCSVEKDVREILEEGGVKAGEIESIIWSHWHWDHIGDPSRFPTSTSLIVGPGFKDIIMPGYPTNPGSPVLDSDFAGRELRELSFAKSTIKVGSFPAIDYFGDGSFYILDAPGHTVGHVNAIARVTTGPDSFILMGGDTCHHSAEMRPSAYNPLPDSISPHPFHSGNVTPCPGALFKPILRDEDTTKPFYGVHRPGMLFGNPDAAEETVERIIEADGSGNTLVVIAHDTHLKDIVRGFPEYANDFLTRGWIEQGRWLFLEDFKEAVDGVHNEKL